Genomic segment of Umezawaea sp. Da 62-37:
CTCCAGCACCTCGGCGTCGAGCTTCACGCCTGCCGCCTTGACGTTCTCGTGGACCTGCTCCGGTCGGGACGCGCCGATGATCGCGCTGGCCACGTTCGGGTTCTGCAGGACCCAGGCGACGGCCAGCTGCGCCATCGTCAGCCCGGTCTCCTCGGCGATCGGCTTGAGCTCCTGGACCTTGGTCAGCACCTCGTCGCGCATGAGGCCCGCGATCATCTTCGAGCCGCGCTCGTCGGTGGCGCGGGAACCCGCGGGCACCTCGCCGCCGGGCAGGTACTTGCCCGTCAGCACGCCCTGCGCGATGGGGGACCAGACGATCTGGCTGAGGCCCTCGCGCTCCGAGGCGGGGACGACCTGGGGCTCGATGACCCGCCACAGCATCGAGTACTGCGGCTGGTTGGAGATGAACGGCACGTTCAGCTCACGGGCCAGCGCGGCACCGCGGGTGATCTGCTCGGCGTTCCACTCGGAGACGCCGATGTAGAGGGCCTTGCCCTGGCGGACCAGTTCGGAGAACGCGAGCATCGTCTCCTCCAGCGGCACGGTCCGGTCGAACCGGTGCGCCTGGTAGAGGTCGACGTAGTCGGTCTGCAGGCGCTTGAGCGAGGCGTTCGCCGACTCGAGGATGTGCTTGCGCCCCAAGCCCTTGTCGTTGGGCCCGCCGGGACCCGTCGGCCAGAAGACCTTGGTGAAGATCTCCACGCTCTCGCGCCGTTCCCCGGCGAGCGCGCGCCCGAGCACCGACTCCGCCTTGGTGTTGGCGTAGACGTCGGCGGTGTCGAACGTGGTGATGCCGGCGTCCAGCGCCGCGCGCACGCACGCCTGCGCCTGCTCCTCCTCCACCTGCGAGCCGTGGGTGAGCCAGTTGCCGTACGAGATCTCGCTGATGTTCAAGCCGCTGCGGCCGAGACGTCGGAACTCCATGCGCCCCAGCCTAGACCGGCCTCGTTCGTCTTGCTAAGAACCTACTTGATGGTGTCACCCGGCGAGACGCGCGGCTTCGGCACCCGCAGCCTGCGCAGCTGGCTGGCGCGGATGAACGAGTACCAGCCGATCGACAGGCCGCGGATCGGCTCCGTCGGGAACTTCGCGCGCACCTTCTTCGTGACGATCCGGCCGAGCACGATGCCCTCGAGGACCATCGCCAGCAGCATGAACGTCGTCACCAGCGTGGCGTACTGCTGCACGATCACCAGCGGGGTCAGCAGCGCGGCGAACACCACGATCGCCAGCGGCATGAACAGGCCCATGAGGTTGCGGCGCGCGTCGACCAGGTCGCGGATGTAGGCCTTGACCGGTCCGCGGTCGCGCGGCAGCAGGTACTTCTCGTCGCCCGCCAGCATCTTCGCCCGGCGGTCGGCCGAGGCGGCGCGGCGGTCCTCCTTGGTCAGCTTGCTCTTGTTCCCGCGCGCCCGCTTCAGGGCCTCGCGCTGGGTGCGGGGCGGCGGCGGGACCGGGCCGGACCGCCTGCCCTGCGCCTCGCGGCGCTTCGGCGTGGGACGCCCCTTGCCCGGTGTGCGGCTCTTGTCCGGGTCGTCGGTGACCACCTCCGGGACGGTGTCGTCGACGGCGGTGGCGGACTCATCGGAGCTGCGGCGCAGGAACCTCACCCGACAAGGGTATGACAATGCCTTCGGTACCCTCCGCGAGGTGCGCGTACTGGTGGCTCCGGACTGCTTCGGCGGGACGCTGACGGCGGGGGAGGCCGCCGCGGCCATCGCCCGCGGTTGGCGCGACACCGCCCCCGACGACGACCTGCTCCTCCGCCCGCTCGCCGACGGCGGGCCCGGCTTCGTGGACGTCCTGCACGCCGCCCTGGGCGGTGAACTGCACGTCGTCGAGGTCACCGGCCCGCTCGGCGCCCCCGTCACGGCCCGCTGGCTCGAGCACGACGGCACCGCCTACATCGAGTCCGCCGAGGCCTGCGGCCTGCACCTCGTGCCCGCCGACCAGCGCGCCGAGTGGTGCGAACGCGCGACGACCCGCGGTGTGGGCGAGTTGGTGCTCGCCGCCTCGGGAGCCCACACGATCGTCGTCGGCCTCGGCGGTTCGGGCACCACCGACGGCGGCGAAGGGCTGCTGTCCGTGGTCGACGCTGTGACGGCCGAGCTCGTCGCCGCCTCGGACGTCGAGAACCCGCTGCTCGGCCCGCACGGCGCCGCGGCCACGTTCGGCCCGCAGAAGGGCGCCTCGCCAGAGGCCGTCGCCAGGCTGGAAGCCCGGCTGGAGGGGATGGACCGGCTCCGCCCCGTCCGGGACCTGCCCGGCGCCGGTGCCGCGGGCGGCCTGGGAGCCGCCCTGCTCGCCCTCGGCGCCACCGTCACCTCGGGTGCGGGCCTGGTCAGGGAGCTGACCGGCCTGGACGACGCGCTCGCCGTCGCCGACCTCGCCATCACCGGCGAGGGCAGCTTCGACTGGCAGTCGCTGCGCGGGAAGCTCGTGACCGTCGTCGCCTCCGGAGCCGCGTCCCGCGGCATCCCCTGCCTGGTGCTCGCAGGCCAGGTGAGCGTCGGCCAGCGGGAGGCCGGTTCAGCAGGCATAACGGGCTCCTACGCCGTCGCCGACCACGTCGGTTCCGTCGAAGCGGCCATGGCCGACCCCGCGGGCACCCTCGCGCAACTGGCGGTCCGCGTGGCGGGACAGTGGTCACGCTGACGCCCGACTTGTCGGTGTCCTGTGCCACCATGGGTGGTGGAACAAAGCGGGTACCGCCCGTGTTGTGAGGGCTGACCGCCCGTTTCGACCTCCGAGGGAGAGCTATGACCACCGCTCAGGACGCAGCAGCCTCCACCGAAGCCGCCGCGCCGGCCACGGAAGCGCCCACGCACGGCGTGACGCTCACCGACCAGGCGGCCGCGAAGGCCAAGGCGCTGCTCGACCAGGAGGGCCGCGACGACATGCACCTCCGCATCGCCGTCCAGCCCGGTGGTTGCGCGGGCCTGCGCTACCAGCTGTTCTTCGACGAGCGCAGCCTCGACGGTGACGCGGTGCGCGACTTCGACGGCATGAAGGTCGCCGTCGACCGCATGAGCGCACCGTACGTCGAGGGTGCTGTCATCGACTTCGTCGACACCATCGAGAAGCAGGGCTTCACGATCGAGAACCCGAACGCGGGCGGCTCCTGCGCCTGCGGCGACTCGTTCCACTAGTCGTCTAACCGACAGGGCGGCCACCCACGGGGGTGGCCGCCCTGTCGCATGTCCGGGCTCGGTTTTCGGGTCCGTTTTCGGCTTGGTCGAGTGCCTGGGTCGAGTGCCAGGGTTGAGGGCTCGGTTCGGTTGCTTGTGATCGGCTGCTCGGCTGACGGACCCGATCCAGGGCTTTGTCGTGTGACACTCGGCCGTTCGCCGTCGTGTGACACCCGGCCGTTCGCCGAAGTCCGTCGAGGTCGGTTCAACCGCCCGCCGGACCCGGTCCGCGTGCCAGCCCACTTGCGGCACCCTGCTCAGCGGTCGTTCACTCGATCAGGTGCACCGATCCCTGGCAGCCGCTCAAGGCCCCGAAAATGTCGGACCCCGTCACTAACGTTGATCTCGGGGGGCCACCCGGTCGCCCTGGACGTCGTGCTCAACGATCAGTTCGGCACTGCGCGCAACACGGACGCGCTGACCCGCCTTGTGCCCTCATCCCACGCAAACTCGGCACCGCGCGCAACATGAGCAAGCTGATCGGCTCTGTTCGTCATCCTGGGCAACCCCGACGCCGCGCCGACCCCGATCTTCAAATCGGCTCCGCCGTCCTGGCCCTGATCGCGCTCGGCTCCTTTGTACCGGCGCGGCCGCCTCTTTCGCGCCTGACGTCAGACGCCGTAGTCGTCGATCCCGTCGACCCGGCGCGCCGTGGTGTCGTCGACCTCCCAGGACGCGGCGGCGCGAGGCGCGGGCAGCGGGCGCTCGGCGTGGGTGATCGAGCGGGGGATGTCCGCGCAGTCCTCGATCAGCTCGGTCATGGTGGAAGCCTCGGGGGTAGTCACCTCCCGACCGTATGACGAGCCGTCTGACCTGCGATAGCCCTACCAAACGGTAGTCTTCGCCCGCCATCTCCTCGGGTGACCCGAGTCGATCAGCCCGCTACCCCTGCCCGCGCCGCGATGCCGTCCAGCAGGCAGTCCAGGCCGAACTCGAACTGCTCGTCGTGGTCGAGGTCCTCCGCGTCGCGGATTCGCCGGTTGACCTCCGGGTAGTGCCCGCTGGCCACCACCTCCTCGATGTACGGCGACACGGCCGCGCGCCACTCCTCCTCCGTGAGCCCCGTGCGGCGGCGCGACTCCTGCTCGGCGAGCTCGTTGACCACCGCGCCCAGCACGTAGTTGCCGACGACGCCGAGCAGCCCGGACGCGCGGGTGATGTCCGCGCTCGCACCGCCCGCCGCCGTGAGCGCGAAATCGAGGTGCCGCAACGCGTTCGGCCCGATGGCGGGCCTGCTGGCGGCTTCGGCGGCGAGCCAGGGGTGCTTCCGCATCATCGTCCGCGAGGTGTGCGCGACGAACCGCAGGTCGATCCGCCACTGCCCGGACGGGCTCGTGGGCAGTTCGACCTCGCCGTACACCGCGTCGACCATGAGGTCGATCAAGTCGTCCTTGCCCGCCACGTGCCGGTACAGCGACGTGGTGCCCGACCCCAGTTCGGTCGCGATGCGCCGCATCGACAGCGCCCCGACCCCCTCCTGGTCGGCGATCCGGAGCGCCACCCCGACGATCCGGTCGATGCTCAACGAGGGGCGCTGCCGGTGGTTCTCCTGGCCGCGGCGGGTCCACACGACGTCGAACCTGTGGGGGCTTTCGGTGCTCACGCTGCTCCTGGTGGAAGTGGGGGTAGCGCACATGGTAGTCGAAAGCGTACGGTGTTCCCAGAACGGGCACACCGTTCCCAACTCGAAGGGGGAATCGCATGCGTGAGGTGGAGGTCCTGGTCGTGGGTGCCGGAACGGTGGGGTTGATGGCGGCGTTGTTCCTGGCCAGGCACGGGGTCCGCACGGCGGTGGTCGAACGACATCCGGGTCTTTCGCGCCATCCGCGGGCGTTCGCGGTGAACGGTCGCAGCGCCGAGCTGTTCCGCGAGGCGGAGGTCGAGTCCGCGCTGGTGGAGGCGTCGTCGCGGCTGTCGCGCAACCAGGGGGTGCTGGAGGTGGAGACGTTGGCCTCGGCCGACCACTCGGCCCCGGCTCGCGTCGGGGTCACGCCCGACCTGAGAACGGAAGCGGACCGGATCAGTCCGGCGCTCCTGGGCGCCTGCCCGCAGGACCTCATCGATCCCGTCCTGCTGTCGGCGGCGCGGGACCAGGGGGCGACCGTCCACTTCGGCGTCGAGCTGCGGTCCCTGCGCCAGGACGAGTCCGGTGTGGTCGCCGAGTTGCACGACAGGTCCGCGGACGAGCGCGAGGAGATCAGGGCCGAGTACCTGGTGGCGGCGGACGGTGCCGCCAGCACTGTCCGCACGCTGCTGGAGATCCCCACCGCCGGGCCCGGCGAGCTGGGTGGCCACATGATCAACGTGCTGTTCCGCGCCGACCTGACCGAGCTGGTCGGCGACCTCGGGTTCGCGATGTGCAAGATCGACAACCCGGTGTCGAGCGGCATCCTCATCCCGGTCGACAACGTGGACCGCTGGATCTTCCACATCCCGTACTCCACACGGGACCGCGTGACACCCGCCGACTTCCCGCACGACCGCTGTCGTGAACTGGTCGTCGCGGCCCTCGGGTCGTCCGATGTGGAGGTGGAGATCCTCGGAGTCCTGCCGTGGCAGTCCACCGCGCGCACCGCGACCAGGTTCACCGAGGGCCGCGTCCACCTCGTGGGGGACGCCGCGCACGTCGTCCCGCCGACCGGCGGCTTCGGCCTCAACACCGGCTTGGCCGACGCGCACAACCTCGCCTGGAAACTCGCGGCGGTCCTCCAGCACCGAGCGGGCCCTGCCCTGCTCGACACCTACGAGACCGAACGCCTCCCCATCGCCCGCTCGACCCTGGACCAGGCCGTGCTCCGCGGCCACTACCGCGAACTCCACTGGGACGTGAGCCCGGCCAGGGCCGAGGACCGCGCCGCCGTCGGCATGGAAGCCCTGCTCGTCACCACGTTCGGCTACCAGTACAACTCCACCGCGGTGCTCGACCCCAGACCGACCCCTCCGTCGACCGAACACGTCGAGCAGATCCTGGACGGCTCACCCGGCACCAGGGTGCCCCACGTCCGCTTGCGCAGGAACGGTCGGGAGATCTCTACCGTCGACCTGTCCGCCGGAACCTTCACCCTCTTCGCAAGCTCCGAAGCCACCTCGTGGTCAGCCGCCGCCAAAGCGGTCGCCACCGAAACCGACATCCCCATCCAGACCTGCGTCATCGGCCCGACCGGCGACACCGAGGACCCGGCCAACACCTGGCCCACCACCTCGGGCACCGGTTCCCACGGCGCCCTCCTGACCCGCCCCGACGGCTTCGTCGCCTGGCGCACCACCACATCCAGCCCAGCCCCGGAACACATCCTCAGAGAGGTCATCGACCACCTACTGGATCGCCGAGCACTGGCCGCGGTCACCTGAACACAGTCACCTGACCGCCGCTGGCCGCGGGTTCCGGCTCGGCTGGGGCCGGTGTTGGCGAGGGCTGGTAGGTGAGCGAGGGCAGCGCGGCACGCGGGAACAGGTACGAGCAAAAGGAGGGCGCATACGGCCTGGTCATCCGCGGAACTGGTGGGCAGGCATCGGGACCTGTGGCCGGGTTTGGCTGGAGGTGCCGATGCCGGGACCGAGTGCGCAGGCGCCGAAAGACACCCAACACCGGGCTTCGCGGGCTGAGCGTCAACGGCTGGGCTTCGCCGGCTGGATAGCCAGGTCCAGCCCTGCACCTCGGCCCCCAGCCCAGTGCCTGTGCTGGCACGGGTGCGAGCACAGACACCGATGCGGGCGTAGGCATCGGTGTTGGGCAGGGGCCGCTGTGGCCGGTGTTCGAAGCTCAGTTGGTGGTGCCTGCGGCTGGTTTTGCGGTTGGCGTCGCGGTCCTGGCGATGGGACGTGAGGAATGGTGTCGCCAGGGCCGTCGTGGACATGCTGGCCAAGTTGGACGAGCAGCCCGCGGCCGTCCTGGCACGACCGACACCGTGCTACCCGGCTGGCCGACAGCCTCACAACGGTTCCGGCACAACGCAAACAGCCGACAACCAACGTGAGCCCCCCCAAACCGAAGACCCCCGGCCCCAAGGGGCACGGAGGTCTTCGGGGTGGAGTTGAGACGTCAGAGCTTGACGGGGTAGTGGGGTTCTGGGACCACCGGGTTGATGCGGCGTTCGATGAAGATGCCGTGCCAGATCATGAAGACCAGCAGGGCCCAGATGCGGCGGCTGTGGTCCTGCACGCCGGAGCGGTGTTCCTCGATGATGCGGCGCACCGCGGCCTTGTCGATGTACTGGTCCGTCTGCGAGTCCGCGACGATCTGCAGCGCCCACTCGTGCATCTCGTCCTTCAGCCAGTGCCGGATGGGCACGGGGAAGCCGAGTTTGCGGCGGTTGATGACGTGCGGCGGGATGATGTCGCGGATGGCCTGGCGGAGGGCGTACTTGGTGGTGTCCTTGGTGATCTTCAGTTCCGAGGGGATCTGCGAGGCGATCTTGAAGACCTCGGGGTCCAGGAAGGGGACGCGCAGTTCCAGGGAGTTGGCCATGGTCATCTTGTCGGCCTTGACCAGGATGTCGCCGCGCAGCCACGTGAAGAGGTCGACGTGCTGCATGCGGGTCACCGGGTCCCAGTGGGCGGACTCGCGGTAGGGCTGGGCGGTGGCGTCCTTCTGCGTGACGGACGGGTCGTAGGTGCGCAGGACGGCGCGGACCTGGTCGTCCATGAAGATGCGGGCGTTGCCGTAGTAGCGCTCTTCCAGCGTGAGCGCGCCGCGGCGCAGGAGGTCCTTGCCGCGGACGCCCTGCGGGATCTTCGTGGAGACCTTGCCCATCGCCTTGCGCAGGGCGCCGGGGACCTTCTCGAACGGGGCGAGGGACAGCGGTTCGCGGTAGATCGTGTAGCCGCCGAACAGCTCGTCGGCGCCTTCGCCGGACAGCACCACCTTGACGTGCTTGCGGGCTTCGCGGGCGATGAACCAGAGCGGGACGAGGGCCGGGTCGGCCACCGGGTCGTCGAGGTACCAGGTGATCAGCGGCAGGGCGTCCATCATCTCCTGCGCGGTGACCGTCTTGACCACGTGCTTGACGCCGATCGCCGCCGCGGACTCGGCCGCCACGTCGATCTCGGAGAAGCCGGAGCGCTCGAAACCGGTGGTGAACGTGATCAGGTCCGGGTTGTGCTCCTTGGCCAGCGCGGCGATGACCGTGGAGTCGATGCCGCCGGACAGGAACGAGCCGACGGTGACGTCGGCGCGCATGTGCTTGGCGACGGAGTCGCGCAGCACCTCGGTGATCTCGTCGTACAGGCGGTTGGCCTCGGAGTCGCCGCGCACCGTCCGGATCCGGAAGGTCGCGGGGAAGTACCGCTCGGTCACCGGCTTGCCGCCGGGGCGGATGGTGAAGGAGGTGCCGGACTCGATGCGGTGCACCTGGCTGTGCAGCGACTCGGGCTCGGGCACGTACTGCAGGATCAGGTAGTGCTGCAGCGCCTTGACGTCCAGCACGGGCCGGATGCCGATGGTCGGCGCGAGTTCCAGGACGCTCTTCTTCTCACTGGACAGCGCGACGCCGTTCGGGCCTGCCGCGTAGTACAGCGGCTTGATGCCGAACGGGTCCCTGGCGCCGAAGACGACCTTGCGCTGGGAGTCCCAGATGAGGAACGCGAACATGCCGCGCAACCGGGCCACGGCGGCCGGGCCGAGGTAGTGGTAGGCCGCGACGATGGTCTCGGTGTCGCCGTCGGTGGTGAACCGGGCGCCGTACTTGCTGGTCAGCTCCGCGCGCAGTTCGAGGTAGTTGTAGATCTCGCCGTTGAACAGGATCGTGTACCGGCCCGGCTCCTCCGGCGGCCCCCACGGCAGCGGCTGGTGCGAGTTCTCGATGTCGATGATCGACAGGCGGTTGAAGCCGAAGACGACCTCGTCGCCCTGCCACGTCCCGCTCTCGTCAGGCCCGCGGTGCCGTTGGCAGCGCAGTGCGGCGGCCACCGCCGACCGCGCGTGCTCTGCCTCGTTCCTGCCAGGGCTAACCAGTCCCACGAAGCCGCACACAGCGATTGGCACCTTTCGTGTCGCGTAAGGAAGGCACCAGTATGCCGGGGTGGCCGGGTGTGACCGAAACTGCACCACAACGCACTGCCCCCGAGGGGTGGGCCTCACCGTGCTGGGCTACGCTCCCGCATGATCCCGGCCAGGACTTCCTCTTGGTCGGACAGCGTGTTTTTCACCGGCCCGCAGACCACCACCGCGGGCCGTGCACCGTCTTTGAGGAGGCGCGAGCAGTGGGCCTGAAGGAGGGCACCAGGGCAGCACGGACGGCCAAGGTCGCCGGGCTAGTAGGCCTGGTCGGCATCGGGGCCACCGGTTGCTCCACGGAAGAGGTCATGCGCTTCGGATGGCCCGTGGCCGTCACGCCGCAGGCCGAGAGGATGCGCGAACTGTGGACCTGGTCCGTGGTCGCCGCGCTGGTCGTGGGTGTGATCGTCTGGGGACTCATCCTGTGGTCGGTCGCGTTCCACCGCAAGAAGAGCGAGGAACTGCCCCGTCAGACGGCGTACAACCTGCCGCTGGAGCTCGTGCTCATCGTCGTTCCGACGATCATCGTGGCGGTTCTCTTCTACTTCACGGCGATCACCCAGAACTACGTCACGGACAAGTCGAAGCCGGCTGACGTGACGGTCGACGTGATCGCGTTCCAGTGGAACTGGGAGTTCCAGTACCCCGGTTTCAAGGCGGAGGACACCAACGAGGCCGTGCGGACGACCGGCGCGTCGGGCGAGATCCCGCTGCTGGTGCTGCCGGCGGGCAAGTCGATCCGCTTCACGCTGAAGTCGACCGACGTCATCCACTCGTTCTACGTCCCGGAGTTCCACTTCAAGCGGGACGTCTTCCCGGAGCCGGACAAGAACAACCAGGACAGCGTCTTCCAGATCGACCGGATCGACCGTCCGGGTTCGTTCGTGGGTCGCTGCGCGGAACTGTGCGGCACCTACCACTCGATGATGAACTTCGAGGTCCGCGCACTGGAGTCGGCGGACTTCGACAAGTACATCAAGCTGCGCCAGCAGGTGAACGAGAAGACCGGCCGCACGTACACCGCGGCCGAGGCGCTCACCGAGCTGAACTGCGCCGACTGGTGCACGCCGCACGCTACGACGACCGAGCCCTTCAACACCGATCGGACCGCCCGCGAGGCGTCCGGCGGGTCGAAGTAGTCCGGGTAGCGAGCGCGGAGAGCGAGGAAGAACCCCATGAAGGTCGAAGCCCGGATTTTTGACTTGATCACCGCCTTCTCGTTCCTGGTAGCCGTGGTCTACGGCGTCTGGTCCAAGGAGCCGGTGGGCATCGTGGCGCTGGCGCTGACCGGTGGGCTGGCGCTGATCGTCGGCACCTACTTCCGGTTCGTGTCGCGGCGCATCGAGCAGCGCCCGGAGGACAACCCGGACGCGGAGATCAGCGACGGCGCGGGTGAGCTGGGCTTCTTCAGCCCCGGCAGCTACTGGCCCATCGGCCTGGCCGCTTCGGCGGCCGTCGCGGGTCTGGCGCTGGCGTTCTGGCACATCTGGCTGCTGGTGATCGCGGTCGTGCTCCTCCTGATCATGATCGGCGGCCTGGTGTTCGAGTACCACACCGGTCCCAGTCACGAGTAGCGCGCCAAGGACAGCGAAAGGCCCCCACGGACTCCGTGGGGGCCTTTTCGCGCTGTGGGCGGGTATCCCGCCAGCGGGTGGGATCTAGGCGGCGCTGGGGGTCGCCTGGTAGTTGTCCACGTAGTCCTGACCGGACAGCTCGAGGATGTTGTAGACGATCTGGTCGGTGACCGAGCGCAGCACCGGCAGCGAGTCCTGCATGCCCGCGTAGCGCGAGAAGTCCAGCGGCTTGCCGAACCGGACGGTCACCGGCACGATCCTCGGCCGCTTCCGGCCGACCGCCATGACCTTGTCCGTCCCCACGAGACCGATCGGGACCACCGGCGCGCCCGACTCCAGCGCGATGCGCGCCACACCCGTGCGGCCGCGGTGCAGCATGCCGTCCAACGACCTGGTGCCCTCGGGGTAGATCCCGAACGCCTCGCCGTCGGCCAGCACCTTGATGACGGTGTCCAGCGAGTCGCGGGCCGACCGGCCCTGGCCGCGGCGCACCGGGATGTTGCCCATCCCGCTGAAGAACCACCGGGACACCGCGCCGCGGAAGCCGGTGCCCTCGAAGTACTCCGCCTTCGCGAGGAAGTACACCCGCCTCGGCACCACGATGGGGATCACCATGCTGTCCACGAACGACAGGTGGTTCGCCGCCAGGATCACCGGCCCTGTCCCCGGGATGTTCTCCAGACCTTCGACCGTCGGTCGGTACACCATCCGCGCGATGGGGGCGACCACTCGCGTCATGACCGTGGACAGCAGTGTCATAACTCCTCGCTCGTTGGGGTTCGGCCGCGCGGAACCCCGCCGGCTGCGGCCTCGCGTTCACCGTTGCCCCACCAGCATGGGCCCGCATCGTTGCGCGGGCATTACGTGAGTGACTGAAACCTCAGACGAACCGCCTCAAACAGCCCGAACGGCCGAATCAGCACCCGGTCGGGTCTTCAGTTCCGTCGACCGGGTGGCCCAGCGGCGCAGCAGCTCCGCGGCGGCCCCGGAGTCGATGGCGTCGGCCGCCCTGCCCAGCCCGGCCGCCAGGTCGGCGTGCAGGTCGTCGGACAGGCCGCTGTGCGCGGCGATCGCCCCGGCGGCGTTGACGAGGACGGCGTCGCGGACCGCGCCGGGCTTGCCCGCCAGCAGTTCGCGCACGACCTCGGCGTTGACCGCGGCGTCACCGCCGCGCAGGTCCTCCGGCAGCGCCGGGCGGACGTCGAGGCGTGTGGGATCGATCACGTCGGTGCGCACGGTGCCGCCGTCGGCGATCCACACCGCGGTGGTGGTCGTGGTGGTGATCTCGTCCAGGCCGTCGTCGCCGCGGACCACGAGCGCGGTCTTCCCGCGCCGGGCGAACACCCCCGCGATCAACGGGGCCGCGTTCGCGCGCGCGCAGCCGACGAGGCCGACCGCCGGTTGCGCGGGGTTCGTCAGCGGACCGAGCAGGTTGAACACCGTGGGGATGCCGATCTCCTTGCGGGTCGGCCCGGCGAAGCGCAGCGCGGGGTGGAAGATCGGCGCGAAGCAGAACCCGACACCCAGTTCGGCGACCGTCGTCTGCACGCCCTGCGCGGGCAGGTCGATCGCCACGCCCAGCGCCTCGAGCACGTCGGCGGTCCCGCACTGGGACGACGCCGCGCGGTTGCCGTGCTTGACGACCGGCACGCCCGCGGCGGCGGTGATGATCGCCGCCATCGTGGAGATGTTGACCGAGCCGGAGTTGTCGCCGCCGGTGCCGACGATGTCCACGGCGCGACCGTCCACGGTGAAGCGGCGCGCGTGCTCCAGCATCATCGTGGCGAAGCCGTCGACCTCCTCGGGCGTCTCGCCCTTGGAGCGCAGCGCCACGACGAACGCGCTGATCTGGGAGGGCGTCGCGGACCCGGTCATCACCTGGTCCATGGCCCAGCCGGTGTCCTCGGCGGACAGGTCGGCCTTGTCGATGAGCTGGTTCAGCAGCAACGGCCAGGTCCTGGTCATGACCCGGCTCTCAGCCGCGCACGACGGGCAGCGACAGCCTGGTCCGCAGCACCTCGGCCACCGTCTCGGCGGCCGCCAGCGGGTCCAGCGGGTGCACGACCACCGCGTCCGCCTGCGACCAGGTGGCGAGCCACCGGTCGTCCCGGCGCCGCACCGCGACGACGATCGGCGGGCAGTCGGTGATCTCGTTCTTCAGCTGGCGGGACAGGCCCATGCCACCGGTCGGCTGCGCCTCGCCGTCGAGGATGAGGAGGTCGGCGTTGCCGTTGTCCACCTCGTAGAGGACCTCGGCGATCGTGCCTGCCTCGATGTAGTCCACCTTGCCCAGATCCGGGGCGGGACGACGACCCACGGCCGTGATGATCGTCTCACGCACCTCGGGGCGGTGGCTGAACACCAGGATCTTCGTGGTCGGCGTGCTCATGTGGACGATCCTCCGGCGGGTCGGGTGACCAGGTGTGGCGATGTTATCGGCCTAGGCGGGCCGTGGTTGCAGCGCATCCCAACCGGATGCGTCGCCGCCGAGCCGCTGGGCCAGACCGACCATGCGCGAACGCTCCTGCGCGCAGTGCAGGGCGTCCAGCCGCTGGACCCTCAGCGCGTGCAGG
This window contains:
- the asnB gene encoding asparagine synthase (glutamine-hydrolyzing), coding for MCGFVGLVSPGRNEAEHARSAVAAALRCQRHRGPDESGTWQGDEVVFGFNRLSIIDIENSHQPLPWGPPEEPGRYTILFNGEIYNYLELRAELTSKYGARFTTDGDTETIVAAYHYLGPAAVARLRGMFAFLIWDSQRKVVFGARDPFGIKPLYYAAGPNGVALSSEKKSVLELAPTIGIRPVLDVKALQHYLILQYVPEPESLHSQVHRIESGTSFTIRPGGKPVTERYFPATFRIRTVRGDSEANRLYDEITEVLRDSVAKHMRADVTVGSFLSGGIDSTVIAALAKEHNPDLITFTTGFERSGFSEIDVAAESAAAIGVKHVVKTVTAQEMMDALPLITWYLDDPVADPALVPLWFIAREARKHVKVVLSGEGADELFGGYTIYREPLSLAPFEKVPGALRKAMGKVSTKIPQGVRGKDLLRRGALTLEERYYGNARIFMDDQVRAVLRTYDPSVTQKDATAQPYRESAHWDPVTRMQHVDLFTWLRGDILVKADKMTMANSLELRVPFLDPEVFKIASQIPSELKITKDTTKYALRQAIRDIIPPHVINRRKLGFPVPIRHWLKDEMHEWALQIVADSQTDQYIDKAAVRRIIEEHRSGVQDHSRRIWALLVFMIWHGIFIERRINPVVPEPHYPVKL
- the coxB gene encoding cytochrome c oxidase subunit II, translated to MGLKEGTRAARTAKVAGLVGLVGIGATGCSTEEVMRFGWPVAVTPQAERMRELWTWSVVAALVVGVIVWGLILWSVAFHRKKSEELPRQTAYNLPLELVLIVVPTIIVAVLFYFTAITQNYVTDKSKPADVTVDVIAFQWNWEFQYPGFKAEDTNEAVRTTGASGEIPLLVLPAGKSIRFTLKSTDVIHSFYVPEFHFKRDVFPEPDKNNQDSVFQIDRIDRPGSFVGRCAELCGTYHSMMNFEVRALESADFDKYIKLRQQVNEKTGRTYTAAEALTELNCADWCTPHATTTEPFNTDRTAREASGGSK
- a CDS encoding cytochrome c oxidase subunit 4, with product MKVEARIFDLITAFSFLVAVVYGVWSKEPVGIVALALTGGLALIVGTYFRFVSRRIEQRPEDNPDAEISDGAGELGFFSPGSYWPIGLAASAAVAGLALAFWHIWLLVIAVVLLLIMIGGLVFEYHTGPSHE
- a CDS encoding lysophospholipid acyltransferase family protein, producing the protein MLSTVMTRVVAPIARMVYRPTVEGLENIPGTGPVILAANHLSFVDSMVIPIVVPRRVYFLAKAEYFEGTGFRGAVSRWFFSGMGNIPVRRGQGRSARDSLDTVIKVLADGEAFGIYPEGTRSLDGMLHRGRTGVARIALESGAPVVPIGLVGTDKVMAVGRKRPRIVPVTVRFGKPLDFSRYAGMQDSLPVLRSVTDQIVYNILELSGQDYVDNYQATPSAA
- the trpD gene encoding anthranilate phosphoribosyltransferase, coding for MTRTWPLLLNQLIDKADLSAEDTGWAMDQVMTGSATPSQISAFVVALRSKGETPEEVDGFATMMLEHARRFTVDGRAVDIVGTGGDNSGSVNISTMAAIITAAAGVPVVKHGNRAASSQCGTADVLEALGVAIDLPAQGVQTTVAELGVGFCFAPIFHPALRFAGPTRKEIGIPTVFNLLGPLTNPAQPAVGLVGCARANAAPLIAGVFARRGKTALVVRGDDGLDEITTTTTTAVWIADGGTVRTDVIDPTRLDVRPALPEDLRGGDAAVNAEVVRELLAGKPGAVRDAVLVNAAGAIAAHSGLSDDLHADLAAGLGRAADAIDSGAAAELLRRWATRSTELKTRPGADSAVRAV